A single Loxodonta africana isolate mLoxAfr1 chromosome 12, mLoxAfr1.hap2, whole genome shotgun sequence DNA region contains:
- the CLDN3 gene encoding claudin-3, translating into MSMGLEIAGTSLGVLGWLCTILCCALPMWRVTAFIGSSIITAQITWEGLWMNCVVQSTGQMQCKVYDSLLALPQDLQAARALIVVSILLAAFALLVALVGAQCTNCVQDETAKAKITIVGGVLFLLSAVLTLVPVSWSANTIIRDFYNALVPDAQKRELGAALYVGWAASALQLLGGALLCCSCPPREKKYAPPKILYSAPRSTGPGTTTGTGYDRRDYV; encoded by the coding sequence ATGTCCATGGGCCTGGAGATCGCCGGCACCTCGCTGGGCGTGCTGGGCTGGCTTTGCACCATCTTGTGCTGCGCGCTGCCCATGTGGCGCGTGACGGCCTTCATCGGCAGCAGCATCATCACGGCGCAGATCACCTGGGAGGGCCTGTGGATGAACTGCGTGGTGCAGAGCACCGGCCAGATGCAGTGCAAGGTGTACGACTCGCTGCTGGCGCTGCCGCAGGACCTGCAGGCGGCCCGCGCGCTCATCGTGGTCTCCATCCTGCTGGCCGCCTTCGCGCTCCTCGTTGCGCTCGTGGGCGCCCAGTGCACCAACTGCGTGCAGGACGAAACGGCCAAGGCCAAGATCACCATCGTGGGGGGCGTGCTCTTCCTGCTGTCAGCCGTGCTCACCCTCGTGCCAGTGTCCTGGTCCGCGAACACCATCATCCGGGACTTCTACAACGCCCTTGTGCCCGACGCTCAGAAGCGCGAGTTGGGCGCTGCCCTGTACGTGGGCTGGGCGGCCTCGGCGCTCCAGCTGCTGGGGGGCGCGCTGCTCTGCTGCTCCTGCCCGCCGCGCGAGAAGAAGTACGCGCCCCCCAAGATTCTCTACTCCGCGCCGCGCTCCACCGGGCCCGGCACTACGACCGGCACCGGCTACGACCGCAGGGACTACGTCTGA